In Cystobacter fuscus DSM 2262, a single window of DNA contains:
- a CDS encoding Kelch repeat-containing protein translates to MRTALGLSLLVLGVSFTMGCGPGQPVSEPITNTVQGETINSSVVKLDSGLVLMVGGRPKEPPPPEGNWDEETKKKMAFSALYDPEKNEWKKTGDIVQPRQLASAVKLSTGEVMLSGGKCPSSGRFINAVELYDPVAGTWKTISDWENPRYGHQSTLLPSGKVLVTGGRVWSKAPSGKEGEASTTGAELYDPATHQWSSAGGMIQSMRDATLTLLGSGEVMVLSSHGVEIYNPESNTWRREKAPPFVALHGHAATHLDSGELLVTGGTNGYSLSSTALYDPSEKTWVAGPPLNQAHWNHKTIALTGGKALVIGGFGDIELYTPPPTSDTDSKGSWTHLAKTPRPYNKGNAILLPKNKVLLWGAMDEEPSWLLFTLPE, encoded by the coding sequence ATGCGCACTGCGCTGGGTCTTTCGTTACTGGTCCTGGGGGTCAGCTTCACCATGGGATGTGGGCCTGGGCAGCCTGTCTCTGAGCCCATCACGAACACGGTGCAAGGGGAGACGATCAACTCCTCCGTGGTCAAGCTTGATTCGGGCCTGGTTCTGATGGTGGGAGGTCGGCCCAAGGAGCCACCGCCGCCGGAAGGCAACTGGGACGAGGAGACAAAGAAGAAAATGGCATTCTCGGCACTCTACGACCCCGAAAAGAATGAATGGAAGAAGACGGGGGATATCGTGCAGCCACGCCAGCTGGCCTCCGCCGTGAAGCTTTCGACGGGCGAGGTGATGTTGTCTGGAGGCAAGTGTCCTTCTTCGGGTCGCTTCATCAATGCTGTGGAGTTGTACGACCCAGTCGCGGGCACATGGAAGACCATCAGCGACTGGGAAAATCCGCGTTACGGACATCAATCCACCCTGCTGCCCTCGGGAAAAGTACTGGTGACAGGTGGACGAGTCTGGAGCAAGGCTCCCTCCGGAAAAGAGGGAGAAGCGAGTACCACCGGCGCGGAACTCTATGATCCCGCCACGCACCAGTGGAGTTCCGCGGGAGGCATGATTCAATCCATGCGTGATGCCACCTTGACCTTGTTGGGCTCGGGAGAAGTCATGGTGTTGAGCAGCCACGGCGTGGAAATCTACAACCCAGAATCCAATACGTGGCGCCGGGAAAAGGCCCCTCCTTTCGTGGCACTCCACGGTCATGCCGCGACCCACCTCGACTCTGGCGAACTCCTGGTCACTGGCGGCACCAATGGGTACAGCTTGAGTTCAACTGCCCTGTACGATCCGTCCGAGAAGACGTGGGTCGCAGGTCCCCCGCTGAACCAGGCTCATTGGAACCACAAGACAATCGCTCTCACCGGTGGGAAGGCGCTGGTCATCGGAGGCTTCGGCGACATCGAACTCTATACTCCTCCCCCCACCTCCGACACCGACTCCAAGGGGTCCTGGACCCATCTCGCCAAGACTCCGCGGCCATACAACAAGGGCAACGCCATCCTCCTGCCCAAGAACAAGGTGCTCCTCTGGGGTGCCATGGACGAGGAGCCTTCCTGGCTCCTCTTCACCCTCCCCGAGTAG